One window of uncultured Methanoregula sp. genomic DNA carries:
- a CDS encoding AMP-binding protein: MVRYSITMDDNLTQSIDKSCEKRKVSRSDWIGEACATQLNQCAGSPTIGSTTLPSAGPVIGPDHHNIPDYEEMYKEFRIDVPEYFNFGFDIIDAWANKDRNKLAMIWVNQEGVEKKFTFWDLMRLSNQIVNMMIKYGVNKGDRVLIMLPRVPEWWTFTLGLIKRGAVYCPAPTMLTPKDLKYRINLADIKMVITMQEHADKIDEIAKECPSLTCRMLIDGKRPGWISYPVELDYPAPVSAKLVNLPGMKKTKSTDPLVIFFTSGTTGEPKMVVHEQSYPLGHIVTARFWHDLRMNDLHFTLSDTGWAKSAWGKLYGQWIEGSAIFVYDIRSKFNATEILPLIEKYGITTFCCPPTIYRMLILADLDKFDFTELRHCVSAGEPLNPEVIKAWKDATGLTIYEGYGQTETVLCVGTFPGMQPKFGSMGRPSPGWHIELHDDHGKPVGLHEEGRIAIHMKPRPVGMFREYLNNEEENRKSFVGDWYYTGDKAYKDEDGYLWFIGRDDDVIKASGYRIGPFEVESALAEHPAVLEAAVVGSPDDIRGLIVKAFIILKPDIKPSETLVREIQSHVKNVTAPYKYPRAIEFVETLPKTISGKIRRNELREREMKKYQNESNNSKRT, translated from the coding sequence ATGGTGCGATATTCCATCACAATGGACGACAACCTCACGCAGTCCATTGATAAATCCTGTGAAAAGAGGAAAGTATCCCGCTCGGACTGGATCGGCGAGGCCTGTGCCACGCAGCTGAACCAGTGTGCGGGAAGCCCGACCATCGGGTCAACAACCCTCCCTTCAGCCGGCCCGGTGATTGGTCCCGATCACCACAATATTCCCGATTACGAGGAGATGTACAAGGAGTTCAGGATCGATGTTCCCGAGTACTTCAACTTCGGTTTTGACATCATCGATGCCTGGGCAAACAAGGACCGGAACAAGCTTGCTATGATCTGGGTGAACCAGGAAGGCGTTGAGAAGAAATTTACATTCTGGGACCTGATGCGCCTCTCCAACCAGATCGTCAACATGATGATCAAATACGGGGTCAACAAGGGCGACCGCGTCCTGATCATGCTCCCCCGCGTTCCCGAATGGTGGACGTTTACGCTCGGTCTCATCAAGCGTGGTGCAGTGTACTGCCCTGCCCCCACCATGCTCACGCCCAAGGATCTCAAGTACCGGATCAATCTTGCCGATATCAAGATGGTTATAACCATGCAGGAGCATGCCGACAAGATCGACGAGATCGCAAAGGAATGCCCGTCGCTCACCTGCCGGATGCTCATAGATGGCAAGCGGCCCGGCTGGATCAGTTACCCGGTTGAACTCGATTACCCGGCACCGGTCTCGGCAAAACTGGTCAACCTGCCCGGCATGAAAAAGACCAAGAGCACCGATCCGCTCGTGATCTTCTTCACCTCCGGTACAACGGGGGAACCAAAGATGGTGGTGCACGAGCAGAGCTACCCGCTCGGGCACATCGTCACTGCCCGGTTCTGGCATGACCTGCGCATGAACGATCTTCATTTCACCCTCTCGGATACCGGATGGGCAAAGAGCGCGTGGGGCAAGCTCTACGGCCAGTGGATCGAAGGATCCGCAATATTCGTGTACGATATCCGGAGCAAGTTCAATGCAACCGAGATCCTCCCGCTTATCGAGAAGTACGGGATCACCACGTTCTGCTGTCCACCCACGATCTACCGTATGCTCATCCTTGCCGACCTGGACAAGTTTGATTTCACCGAGCTGCGCCACTGCGTGAGCGCCGGCGAACCACTCAACCCAGAAGTGATCAAGGCATGGAAGGATGCGACCGGCCTCACCATCTACGAGGGGTATGGCCAGACCGAGACGGTTCTCTGCGTGGGGACGTTCCCCGGCATGCAGCCGAAGTTCGGGTCCATGGGAAGGCCATCGCCCGGCTGGCATATCGAACTCCACGACGATCACGGGAAGCCGGTCGGACTCCACGAAGAAGGCCGGATTGCCATCCACATGAAACCGCGGCCGGTCGGGATGTTCCGGGAGTACCTCAACAACGAGGAAGAGAACAGGAAATCATTTGTCGGCGACTGGTACTATACCGGGGACAAGGCCTACAAGGATGAGGACGGCTATCTCTGGTTCATCGGCCGTGACGATGATGTGATCAAGGCATCCGGTTACCGGATCGGCCCGTTCGAGGTCGAGAGTGCCCTGGCCGAACACCCTGCGGTGCTGGAAGCTGCGGTCGTTGGTTCACCGGACGATATCCGGGGCCTGATCGTCAAGGCATTCATTATCCTGAAGCCGGACATCAAGCCATCGGAGACTCTCGTGCGCGAGATCCAGAGCCATGTAAAGAACGTGACAGCGCCCTACAAGTATCCACGGGCCATCGAGTTTGTCGAAACCCTGCCAAAGACGATCTCGGGCAAGATCCGGAGAAACGAGCTCCGCGAGCGCGAGATGAAAAAATACCAGAACGAGAGTAACAACAGTAAGAGGACGTGA
- a CDS encoding DNA-3-methyladenine glycosylase, translated as MKKRDRKLGLAIDRIGMIEREVTRDPFTALVSSIVGQQISAKAAATVWNRMLERFGTISPATIASASPEEIQQCGMSSRKAGYIHGIGTAVVQGDLDFSRFPELSDNEIIGRLISLHGVGRWTAEMLLIFSLERPDVVSWSDLAIQRGMINLYGHKTLTREQFERYRKRYSPYGSVASLYLWAVSHE; from the coding sequence TTGAAAAAGCGGGACAGGAAACTCGGGCTTGCCATTGACCGGATTGGTATGATCGAACGTGAAGTTACTCGGGACCCGTTCACTGCGCTGGTATCCAGTATCGTTGGCCAGCAGATCTCGGCAAAAGCGGCAGCAACCGTCTGGAACCGGATGCTGGAGCGGTTCGGAACGATCAGTCCTGCGACCATTGCATCTGCATCCCCCGAAGAGATCCAGCAATGCGGCATGTCCTCCCGGAAAGCCGGATACATTCACGGCATAGGTACAGCAGTGGTGCAGGGAGACCTGGATTTTTCCCGGTTCCCTGAATTATCCGATAATGAGATCATCGGCAGGCTGATTTCTCTGCATGGCGTTGGAAGATGGACTGCGGAAATGCTCCTGATCTTCTCGTTAGAGCGCCCGGATGTGGTAAGCTGGAGCGATCTGGCTATCCAGAGGGGCATGATCAACCTTTACGGGCACAAAACCCTGACGCGTGAGCAGTTCGAGCGGTACCGGAAGCGCTATTCCCCGTACGGCTCGGTGGCCTCTCTCTATCTCTGGGCAGTTTCGCACGAGTGA
- a CDS encoding MscL family protein, whose translation MAEKNIQEAEKMIGGGVLAIGKGAKGFNQEFMEFLQKYQVIGLAVAFVIGTAATKLINSTVTDLIMPVIAIVTPSGNWQAAVLAIGPLKFMVGDYLSAIIDFVIIALVIFLTVKYIMKGDVSKKV comes from the coding sequence ATGGCTGAAAAGAATATCCAGGAAGCTGAAAAAATGATCGGTGGCGGAGTTCTGGCAATTGGCAAAGGGGCCAAAGGATTCAACCAGGAGTTCATGGAATTCCTCCAGAAATACCAGGTCATCGGGCTTGCGGTTGCATTCGTGATAGGAACGGCAGCTACAAAACTGATCAACTCGACCGTTACCGATCTTATTATGCCAGTTATCGCGATTGTCACGCCGAGCGGTAACTGGCAGGCCGCTGTACTGGCGATCGGGCCGCTGAAGTTCATGGTCGGGGACTACCTCAGCGCCATCATCGATTTCGTTATCATTGCCCTTGTTATCTTCCTCACGGTGAAGTATATCATGAAAGGGGATGTTTCGAAGAAGGTCTGA
- a CDS encoding methanogenesis marker 8 protein, translated as MASHPGKDEHIIEAIGRCRIIIRDGVVVEVGESQIRDCPLAKRFAYPIPDIKKESVKANIEHRIKAFGMCTPDREVLDNREFVGFGASEILSFGLHAGLIDAVVLACDGAGTVVVTTPALVQGIGGRMSGLVFTSPYPAVMDRIEANGGFVLDRENATLDQLAGVALAVEKGFRKIAVTVALPGDAATIRRIHPATVIFGVHVTGLTAEEAEILVAASDLVTSCASKTIREIAGRNALLQAGIAIPIFAITKTGKELIIEKIRSSDEPVLVKPTKLPALGDKQPDPLV; from the coding sequence ATGGCAAGTCATCCGGGAAAAGACGAGCACATTATCGAAGCTATCGGAAGATGCAGGATCATCATCCGCGACGGGGTAGTTGTTGAAGTTGGCGAATCGCAGATCCGTGACTGCCCGCTTGCAAAACGGTTCGCGTACCCGATACCGGATATCAAAAAAGAGTCGGTGAAAGCTAACATCGAGCACCGGATCAAGGCATTCGGTATGTGCACCCCAGACCGGGAAGTACTGGACAACCGTGAGTTCGTGGGATTCGGTGCATCGGAGATCCTCAGTTTTGGTCTCCATGCCGGCCTCATCGATGCGGTGGTTCTTGCCTGCGATGGTGCGGGAACGGTCGTTGTCACTACGCCGGCTCTTGTACAGGGAATTGGCGGCCGGATGTCCGGCCTTGTTTTCACCTCTCCCTATCCGGCTGTGATGGACCGGATTGAAGCAAATGGCGGTTTTGTCCTGGACCGGGAGAATGCAACGCTCGACCAGCTTGCCGGTGTGGCCCTTGCCGTTGAAAAAGGATTCCGGAAGATCGCCGTAACGGTTGCTCTCCCCGGGGATGCTGCGACTATCCGCAGGATCCACCCGGCAACGGTGATCTTCGGTGTCCATGTTACCGGGCTCACTGCTGAAGAGGCCGAGATACTTGTTGCCGCATCCGACCTGGTCACCAGCTGTGCTTCGAAAACCATCCGCGAGATAGCCGGGAGAAACGCCCTGTTGCAGGCCGGTATCGCTATCCCGATTTTCGCTATTACGAAGACCGGCAAAGAGCTCATCATTGAGAAGATCCGCAGTTCTGATGAGCCGGTCCTTGTCAAACCGACAAAACTGCCGGCGCTGGGTGACAAACAGCCTGACCCGCTGGTCTGA
- a CDS encoding RNase J family beta-CASP ribonuclease, whose amino-acid sequence MEIEIIAVGGYDEVGRNMTAVRCGKEIVIFDMGLRLDQLMIHEDAEVENMHSLDLIKIKAIPDDTVLKSVEGTVKAIVCSHGHLDHIGAIPKLAHRYNAPIIATPYATELIRQQISGEKKFGVGNRLFALKAGERYTLSQNLVLEFVHTQHSIIDTVTPVLHTPQGAIVYACDFKFDRTPVIGAPPDFARFRQLGKEGVLALIVESTYIHRPGHCPSERIARDLVRGVITALEDDKNAIVATTFSSHISRVKTIAECAHEIGRKPVFLGRSMEKYSVTAEQMKFVSFPSTSSVFGDRRTVERVMRRMIKEGKEKFLPIITGHQGEPGSILTRIAMGDAPYQINKGDKILFSANVIPNPMNFGQRFVIEQHLRKAGARIFEDLHVSGHAYREDHYEFINLLQPQHIIPAHADLKMTALYADFAGELGYTTNSTVHPMMNGQRLRLI is encoded by the coding sequence ATGGAAATAGAAATTATCGCCGTTGGCGGATACGATGAAGTAGGGCGCAACATGACCGCGGTCCGCTGCGGAAAGGAAATTGTCATCTTCGACATGGGACTTCGCCTGGATCAGCTGATGATCCACGAGGATGCGGAAGTCGAAAATATGCATTCCCTTGATCTGATCAAGATCAAGGCAATACCGGACGATACCGTATTGAAATCCGTTGAGGGAACCGTCAAAGCCATAGTCTGCTCGCACGGGCATCTCGACCATATCGGGGCAATCCCGAAACTCGCGCACCGGTACAATGCGCCGATTATCGCTACACCGTATGCAACGGAATTGATCCGGCAGCAGATCTCCGGGGAAAAGAAATTCGGGGTGGGTAACCGGCTCTTTGCCCTCAAAGCCGGGGAACGGTACACTCTTTCCCAGAACCTTGTTCTTGAGTTTGTCCATACACAGCACTCAATTATCGATACGGTAACGCCGGTACTTCACACGCCGCAGGGTGCAATCGTCTATGCCTGCGACTTCAAATTTGACCGGACTCCGGTTATCGGGGCCCCCCCGGATTTTGCCCGGTTCCGGCAGCTTGGCAAGGAAGGTGTCCTTGCCCTGATCGTGGAGAGTACCTATATCCACCGGCCGGGTCATTGCCCGAGCGAGCGGATTGCCCGGGATCTCGTACGGGGGGTCATCACCGCGCTTGAAGACGACAAGAATGCCATTGTGGCAACAACGTTCTCTTCGCATATATCAAGGGTGAAAACCATAGCAGAATGTGCCCATGAAATCGGCAGGAAACCGGTGTTTCTCGGACGCTCTATGGAGAAATATTCCGTTACCGCAGAACAGATGAAATTCGTCTCCTTCCCTTCAACCTCCAGCGTCTTTGGGGACCGGAGGACGGTTGAACGGGTGATGCGCCGTATGATCAAGGAAGGAAAAGAGAAGTTCCTGCCCATCATCACCGGCCACCAGGGGGAGCCCGGATCTATCCTCACCCGGATAGCCATGGGGGATGCTCCCTACCAGATTAACAAAGGGGACAAGATCCTCTTCTCTGCAAATGTCATACCCAACCCGATGAATTTCGGCCAGCGGTTCGTTATCGAACAGCACCTCCGGAAGGCCGGCGCCAGGATTTTTGAGGACCTGCATGTCAGTGGCCACGCATACCGGGAAGACCACTATGAGTTCATCAACCTGTTGCAGCCACAGCACATCATCCCCGCCCACGCCGATCTGAAAATGACGGCTTTGTATGCAGACTTTGCCGGTGAACTGGGATATACAACGAACAGTACCGTTCACCCTATGATGAACGGGCAGCGGCTCCGGCTCATCTGA
- a CDS encoding heparan-alpha-glucosaminide N-acetyltransferase yields the protein MDKGSRLWEIDCARGIAILMMVIFHTVFDISFFRIAEVDVSGGFWRYFAYATASLFLLIVGVSLVVSHARAARSLAGFPLAKKFVLRGAGIFALGLLVTLATYLYLHEGFIIFGILHLIGVAVMLSPLFFRFGKKNILIGLVIVLAGFCLTGIHGPAYLIPLGIFPTAFTSVDYTPLFPWLGVVLIGMGIGEFLYHNGIRQFSIRNLPDPVVVPLSFLGRHSLVIYLVHQPVIILLLGILTGTPVF from the coding sequence ATGGACAAAGGATCGCGGCTCTGGGAGATCGACTGCGCCCGCGGCATCGCGATCCTCATGATGGTAATTTTCCATACGGTCTTCGATATCAGTTTTTTCCGGATCGCTGAGGTTGATGTCTCGGGCGGATTCTGGCGTTATTTTGCCTACGCTACGGCATCGCTCTTCCTGCTGATTGTCGGTGTATCGCTTGTTGTTTCCCATGCCCGGGCAGCACGGAGCCTTGCCGGGTTCCCGCTCGCAAAAAAATTCGTGCTTCGCGGGGCAGGTATCTTCGCGCTTGGCCTTCTTGTTACACTCGCCACGTACCTGTACCTGCACGAGGGGTTCATAATATTCGGTATCCTGCACCTGATCGGGGTTGCGGTGATGCTCTCGCCGCTCTTTTTCCGGTTCGGGAAAAAAAACATTCTCATCGGGCTTGTGATCGTTCTTGCCGGTTTTTGTCTTACCGGAATTCACGGCCCGGCATACCTGATCCCGCTCGGGATCTTCCCGACCGCGTTTACGAGCGTTGACTATACCCCGCTCTTCCCGTGGCTGGGGGTAGTGCTCATCGGTATGGGCATCGGAGAGTTCCTGTACCATAATGGTATCCGGCAGTTCAGTATCCGGAACCTGCCGGATCCGGTTGTTGTGCCACTATCGTTCCTTGGCCGGCACTCGCTGGTTATCTACCTCGTGCACCAGCCGGTCATTATTCTCCTGCTGGGGATATTAACCGGTACACCGGTATTCTGA